The Catenuloplanes niger genome includes a window with the following:
- a CDS encoding HAD family hydrolase: MLVFDADDTLWENNVLFIRVVDDFLAWLAHPTLDHTAIRAVLNDVERANAATYGYGSRVFLRNLHEVFEKLSERPATEAERREIEELAAALVFDRVELMPEVADTLADLGTRHELALLTKGDDAEQRRKLAASGLAEHFASVHVVREKDLPTYLALTESMSLDPATTWMIGNSPKSDIIPARRAGWNAVFIPHPHTWELEHAALDPADTGVLELPSFTALRKHF, encoded by the coding sequence ATGCTGGTCTTTGACGCGGACGACACGCTCTGGGAGAACAACGTCCTGTTCATCCGCGTGGTCGACGACTTCCTCGCCTGGCTCGCCCACCCGACGCTGGACCACACCGCGATCCGCGCCGTGCTCAACGACGTCGAGCGCGCCAACGCCGCCACCTACGGCTACGGCAGCCGCGTCTTCCTGCGCAACCTGCACGAGGTCTTCGAGAAGCTGAGCGAGCGCCCGGCCACCGAGGCGGAGCGCCGCGAGATCGAGGAACTGGCCGCCGCGCTCGTCTTCGACCGGGTCGAACTGATGCCGGAGGTGGCGGACACGCTCGCCGACCTCGGCACCCGGCACGAGCTGGCACTGCTCACCAAGGGCGACGACGCCGAGCAGCGCCGCAAGCTGGCCGCGTCCGGGCTGGCCGAGCACTTCGCCAGCGTGCACGTGGTGCGCGAGAAGGACCTCCCGACGTACCTGGCGCTGACCGAGTCGATGTCACTCGACCCGGCCACCACCTGGATGATCGGCAACTCCCCGAAGTCGGACATCATCCCGGCGCGCCGGGCCGGCTGGAACGCGGTCTTCATCCCACACCCGCACACCTGGGAGCTCGAGCACGCCGCCCTCGACCCGGCCGACACCGGCGTGCTCGAACTGCCGTCCTTCACGGCGCTGCGCAAGCACTTCTGA
- a CDS encoding coiled-coil domain-containing protein, translating to MLLATVATAALATPAYAIDEGGTEQLREQLDAASKGFVEAKNKLAASEKRQKELTEELKKIEADLKTREATVGELAGRTYRNGRLAPMVAILNASEGQGFMDRATLLETMAINQEKQVRDLVVAKDEASRAKTAIDNEIGEQKKQVETMDKRKKQAENALKAAGGGAAANVESGSGSAAVAVAVERAVDGSFPSESCTADDPTTGGCITPRTLHAYKQTKSAGFNHFVSCYRSAEDGGEHPRGRACDWSAQASGFGGVAFGADKVYGDNLANFYIKNADRLGVLYVIWYSRIWLPSSGWQSYAGGGTPSGDHTNHVHLSII from the coding sequence GTGCTGCTGGCGACTGTGGCCACGGCCGCGCTCGCAACGCCCGCCTACGCGATCGACGAGGGCGGTACGGAACAGCTCAGGGAACAGCTCGACGCGGCCAGCAAGGGTTTCGTCGAGGCGAAGAACAAGCTCGCTGCCTCGGAGAAGCGCCAGAAGGAGCTGACCGAGGAGCTCAAGAAGATCGAGGCCGACCTCAAGACGCGCGAGGCGACGGTGGGCGAGCTCGCCGGCCGGACCTACCGCAACGGCCGCCTCGCCCCCATGGTGGCGATCCTGAACGCCTCCGAGGGCCAGGGCTTCATGGACCGGGCCACGCTGCTCGAGACCATGGCGATCAACCAGGAGAAGCAGGTCCGCGACCTGGTCGTGGCCAAGGACGAGGCCTCGCGTGCGAAGACTGCCATCGACAACGAGATCGGTGAGCAGAAGAAGCAGGTCGAGACCATGGACAAGCGGAAGAAGCAGGCGGAGAACGCGCTGAAGGCCGCGGGCGGTGGCGCCGCGGCGAACGTCGAGTCCGGCAGCGGCTCCGCGGCGGTCGCGGTCGCGGTCGAGCGGGCCGTCGACGGGTCCTTCCCGTCGGAGAGCTGCACCGCGGACGACCCGACGACCGGCGGCTGCATCACGCCCCGCACGCTGCACGCCTACAAGCAGACCAAGTCGGCGGGCTTCAACCACTTCGTGTCCTGTTACCGCAGCGCCGAGGACGGTGGCGAGCATCCGCGCGGCCGGGCCTGCGACTGGTCCGCCCAGGCGAGCGGCTTCGGCGGCGTCGCGTTCGGCGCGGACAAGGTCTACGGCGACAACCTGGCCAACTTCTACATCAAGAACGCGGACCGGCTCGGCGTGCTCTACGTGATCTGGTACAGCCGGATCTGGCTGCCGTCGAGCGGCTGGCAATCGTACGCGGGCGGTGGCACACCCTCCGGTGACCATACGAACCACGTGCATTTGTCGATCATCTGA
- a CDS encoding glycoside hydrolase family 65 protein, with amino-acid sequence MIRERAYPVEPWHVRETRLDLDVLAQSESVFALSNGHIGLRANLDEGEPHGLPGTYLNSFYELRPLPYAEAGYGFPESGQTIVNVTNGKPIRLLVDDEPFDVRYGDLVSHERVLDMQSGTLEREVEWCSPAGRSVRVRSTRLVSFTQRAIAAISYEVEPVNGPARVILQSELVANEQLPPTKRDPRVAALLESPLVSEEHLTQDLGGLLIHSTKTSKLRMAAAMEHVVETEGRHMVKTEGNPDWLRTTVACMLEPGQKLRIIKFVAYGWSSRRSVPALRDQVGAALASARLTGWDGLVKAQREYMDAFWDHSDVRVEGDPEVQQAVRFALFHVLQAGARAEMRPIASKGLTGPGYDGHTFWDSETFVLPVLTYTQPDAAKDVLRWRHATLDLAKERAETLGLHGAAFPWRTIRGHECSAYWPAGTAAFHIAADIADAARRYVVATGDEDFERDYGFDLLIETARLWRSLGHHDRHGRFHIDGVTGPDEYTAVVDDNIYTNLMAQLNLYAAADVALKYPDKARAAGVDDEEIAGWRDAGAAVHLPYDHELGVHQQSEGFTRLQEWDFEGTPQENYPLLLNYPYFDLYRKQVVKQADLVLAMLWRGDAFSDEEKQRNFAYYEARTVRDSSLSACTQAVLAAETGHLELAHDYLGEAALMDLHDLHNNAREGLHVASLGGSWISLVMGLGGMRDHGGQLTFNPRLPERITRMEFALLWRGLRLRVDVRSDEVTYSLRNGTGEKSITLMHHGELVTVSADKPVTMGIPERTDVGPEPHQPAGRAPARRASSL; translated from the coding sequence GTGATCCGAGAGCGGGCTTATCCGGTCGAGCCCTGGCATGTCCGCGAGACGCGGCTCGACCTGGACGTCCTGGCACAGTCGGAGTCGGTGTTCGCGCTCTCCAACGGGCACATCGGCCTCCGGGCCAACCTGGACGAGGGCGAGCCGCACGGTTTGCCGGGCACGTATCTGAACTCCTTCTACGAGCTGCGGCCGCTGCCCTACGCGGAGGCCGGTTACGGCTTCCCGGAGTCGGGGCAGACCATCGTGAACGTGACGAACGGCAAGCCGATCCGGCTGCTGGTCGACGACGAGCCGTTCGACGTGCGCTACGGCGACCTGGTCTCGCACGAGCGGGTGCTGGACATGCAGTCCGGCACGCTGGAGCGCGAGGTGGAGTGGTGCTCGCCGGCCGGCCGGTCGGTGCGGGTGCGCTCGACCCGTCTGGTGTCGTTCACCCAGCGGGCCATCGCCGCCATCTCCTACGAGGTCGAGCCGGTCAACGGCCCGGCCCGGGTGATCCTGCAGTCCGAGCTGGTGGCGAACGAGCAGTTGCCGCCGACCAAGCGTGACCCCCGCGTCGCGGCACTGCTGGAGTCCCCGCTGGTGAGCGAGGAACACCTCACCCAGGACCTGGGCGGGCTGCTGATCCACAGCACCAAGACCAGCAAGCTCCGGATGGCCGCCGCGATGGAACACGTGGTGGAGACCGAGGGCCGGCACATGGTCAAGACCGAGGGCAACCCGGACTGGCTGCGGACCACGGTCGCGTGCATGCTCGAGCCCGGCCAGAAGCTGCGGATCATCAAGTTCGTCGCGTACGGCTGGTCCTCCCGTCGTTCCGTGCCCGCGCTGCGCGACCAGGTCGGCGCCGCGCTCGCCAGCGCCCGGCTGACCGGCTGGGACGGGCTGGTCAAGGCGCAGCGGGAGTACATGGACGCGTTCTGGGACCACTCGGACGTGCGGGTCGAGGGCGACCCGGAGGTGCAGCAGGCGGTTCGCTTCGCGCTCTTCCACGTCCTCCAGGCCGGCGCCCGTGCGGAGATGCGGCCGATCGCGTCGAAGGGGCTCACCGGTCCCGGGTACGACGGTCACACGTTCTGGGACTCCGAGACGTTCGTGCTGCCGGTGCTGACCTACACCCAGCCGGACGCGGCCAAGGACGTGCTGCGCTGGCGGCACGCCACGCTCGACCTGGCCAAGGAACGGGCCGAGACGCTCGGCCTGCACGGTGCGGCGTTCCCGTGGCGGACCATCCGCGGGCACGAGTGCTCCGCGTACTGGCCGGCCGGCACCGCGGCGTTCCACATCGCGGCGGACATCGCGGACGCGGCCCGCCGCTACGTGGTGGCCACCGGCGACGAGGACTTCGAGCGTGACTACGGCTTCGACCTGCTGATCGAGACGGCCCGGCTGTGGCGCTCGCTCGGCCACCACGACCGGCACGGCCGCTTCCACATCGACGGCGTGACCGGCCCGGACGAGTACACCGCCGTGGTCGACGACAACATCTACACGAACCTGATGGCGCAGCTGAACCTCTACGCCGCGGCGGACGTGGCGCTGAAGTACCCGGACAAGGCGCGCGCGGCCGGGGTCGACGACGAGGAGATCGCCGGCTGGCGGGACGCGGGCGCGGCCGTGCACCTGCCGTACGACCACGAGCTCGGCGTGCACCAGCAGTCCGAGGGCTTCACCCGCCTGCAGGAATGGGACTTCGAGGGCACGCCGCAGGAGAACTACCCGCTGCTGCTCAACTACCCGTACTTCGACCTGTACCGCAAGCAGGTCGTGAAGCAGGCCGACCTGGTGCTCGCGATGCTGTGGCGCGGCGACGCGTTCAGCGACGAGGAGAAGCAGCGCAACTTCGCCTACTACGAGGCCCGTACGGTCCGTGACTCGTCGCTGTCCGCCTGCACCCAGGCGGTGCTGGCGGCGGAGACCGGCCACCTGGAGCTCGCCCACGACTACCTGGGCGAGGCCGCGCTGATGGACCTGCACGACCTGCACAACAACGCGCGCGAGGGCCTGCACGTGGCGTCGCTGGGCGGCTCGTGGATCTCGCTGGTGATGGGTCTCGGCGGCATGCGGGACCACGGCGGGCAGCTCACGTTCAACCCGCGCCTGCCCGAGCGGATCACCCGGATGGAGTTCGCGCTGCTCTGGCGCGGGCTGCGGCTGCGGGTGGACGTGCGCAGCGACGAGGTGACCTACTCGCTGCGGAACGGCACCGGTGAGAAGAGCATCACACTCATGCACCACGGTGAGCTGGTGACGGTGTCGGCGGACAAGCCGGTGACGATGGGAATCCCGGAGCGCACGGACGTGGGACCGGAGCCGCACCAGCCCGCGGGCCGCGCACCGGCCCGTCGTGCGAGCTCTCTGTAA
- a CDS encoding HAD family hydrolase: MLGLPPHVTTCLFDLDGVLTQTALVHNAAWKETFDAYLSRRAAAEGTPFVPFDSGSDYLKYVDGRQRADGVRTFLASRGILLPEGTPDDDVDAETVNGIGNRKNVLVLQYIAEGKVQVYPGSVTYLHAVRDAGMRTAVVSASANCQDVLRAAGIEDLLEERVDGVVARAEGLPGKPAPDTFLAAAKRLGVDPANAAVFEDALAGVEAGRAGGFGFVVGVDRVGHADALRAHGADIVVSDLAELLDGGEPR; this comes from the coding sequence GTGCTTGGTCTTCCACCTCACGTGACTACCTGCCTGTTCGATCTGGACGGTGTCCTCACCCAGACCGCGCTTGTTCACAACGCGGCCTGGAAGGAGACCTTCGACGCGTACCTGAGCAGGCGCGCCGCAGCGGAGGGCACGCCCTTCGTCCCGTTCGACTCCGGCTCCGACTATCTGAAGTACGTGGACGGCCGTCAGCGGGCCGACGGCGTACGTACCTTCCTGGCATCCCGGGGCATCCTGCTCCCCGAGGGCACACCGGACGACGATGTTGACGCCGAGACCGTCAACGGCATCGGCAACCGGAAGAACGTGCTGGTGCTGCAGTACATCGCCGAGGGCAAGGTGCAGGTGTACCCGGGCTCGGTCACCTACCTGCACGCGGTGCGCGACGCGGGCATGCGGACCGCCGTCGTCTCCGCGAGCGCCAACTGCCAGGACGTGCTGCGCGCGGCCGGCATCGAGGATCTACTGGAGGAACGGGTCGACGGTGTGGTCGCCCGGGCCGAGGGACTGCCCGGCAAGCCCGCGCCGGACACGTTCCTGGCCGCCGCGAAGAGGCTCGGTGTCGACCCGGCCAACGCGGCGGTGTTCGAGGACGCGCTGGCGGGCGTCGAGGCCGGCAGGGCCGGCGGCTTCGGGTTTGTGGTCGGAGTGGACCGGGTGGGGCACGCGGACGCGCTGCGCGCACACGGCGCCGACATCGTCGTATCGGATCTCGCCGAACTCCTGGACGGCGGCGAGCCCCGATAA
- a CDS encoding ABC transporter ATP-binding protein translates to MTTVALKDVTKVFPDGTVAVDRVNLDVEDGEFLVLLGPSGCGKSTVLRMVAGLEDPSSGVVLLDGEVANEIPPRDRRIAMVFQDFALYPHMTVNENISFPLRLSGVEPAPRAERVADVAGALGIGELLGRRPGQLSGGQRQRVAMGRAIVRRPGLFLMDEPLSNLDSGLRAELRAEISGLVRELGVSCMYVTHDQAEALTMADRVAIMRKGVLQDVGTPTEVYGRPATLYVAAFLGSPRMNLIEASVYVHLDRYVALNLGEQALYLPWDDIRARVISHYHGERIVIGMRAEALTPVAPDAPGDVLQGRIRYLEHHGHESLAFVDVGATAVLVDELGGAAVEAEEEPVSPFHRLGQAVQRFAGRFNDRSEGEPAAGAGRTSVLSDPGRHHRRPAELAVRLAPYPAIRAGSALAIGVRMDALHFFDERGDRIDVGWR, encoded by the coding sequence GTGACTACCGTCGCGCTCAAGGACGTCACAAAGGTGTTCCCCGATGGAACCGTGGCGGTGGACAGGGTCAACCTCGACGTGGAGGACGGTGAATTCCTGGTCTTGCTGGGCCCGTCCGGCTGCGGCAAGTCCACGGTGCTGCGAATGGTCGCGGGCCTGGAGGATCCGAGCAGCGGAGTCGTGCTGCTCGACGGCGAGGTGGCCAACGAGATTCCGCCACGCGATCGGCGCATAGCAATGGTCTTCCAGGATTTCGCGCTCTACCCGCACATGACGGTGAACGAGAACATCTCGTTCCCGCTCCGGCTCTCCGGCGTCGAGCCGGCACCGCGCGCGGAGCGGGTGGCGGACGTGGCCGGCGCGCTCGGCATCGGCGAGCTGCTCGGCCGGCGACCGGGCCAGCTCTCCGGCGGGCAGCGGCAGCGGGTGGCGATGGGCCGCGCGATCGTGCGCCGCCCCGGCCTGTTCCTGATGGACGAGCCGCTGTCGAACCTCGACAGCGGGCTCCGGGCCGAGCTGCGCGCGGAGATCTCCGGCCTGGTCCGCGAGCTCGGCGTCAGCTGCATGTACGTCACGCACGACCAGGCCGAGGCGCTGACCATGGCGGACCGCGTGGCGATCATGCGCAAGGGCGTGCTGCAGGACGTCGGCACGCCCACCGAGGTCTACGGCCGCCCGGCCACGCTCTACGTGGCCGCGTTCCTGGGCAGCCCGCGGATGAACCTGATCGAGGCCTCGGTCTACGTGCACCTGGATCGGTACGTCGCGCTCAACCTCGGCGAGCAGGCGCTCTACCTGCCGTGGGACGACATCCGGGCGCGGGTGATCTCGCACTACCACGGCGAGCGCATCGTGATCGGCATGCGCGCGGAGGCGCTCACCCCGGTGGCACCGGACGCGCCCGGCGACGTGCTGCAGGGCCGGATCCGATACCTGGAGCACCACGGGCACGAGTCGCTGGCCTTCGTCGACGTGGGCGCCACCGCGGTGCTCGTCGACGAGCTGGGCGGCGCCGCGGTCGAGGCGGAGGAGGAGCCGGTCTCGCCGTTCCACCGGCTGGGGCAGGCGGTGCAGCGGTTCGCCGGGCGGTTCAACGACCGGTCCGAGGGCGAGCCGGCGGCCGGGGCCGGCCGGACCAGCGTGCTCAGCGACCCGGGGCGGCACCACCGGCGCCCGGCCGAGCTGGCGGTCCGCCTGGCGCCCTACCCGGCGATCCGGGCCGGCAGCGCGCTGGCGATCGGCGTGCGGATGGACGCGCTGCACTTCTTCGACGAGCGCGGCGACCGGATCGACGTCGGGTGGCGATAA
- a CDS encoding glycosyltransferase family 2 protein, translated as MLSVVVPVYNVAPYLAECLASIAAQTYHDLDVVLVDDGSTDDSARIAAEFVRRDARFRLVGQANAGLGAARNTGVRAARGDLLQFVDSDDVLPPDAAEVLAAAVARTGSDFATGNTLRLDSRGLRPSRMHARIFTHTRLRTHVTRDPELLGDRTAWNKVFRREFWDRHRFAFPEGVLYEDTPVMVPAHVLARSVDVVHVPVYHWRRREGGDRSITQRREETRNFVDRFTGVDGVSRFLGEGGWTDLRHWYDASVVRSDLAFYLRVLPEAPDDYVQLFLDRCNEFLDRVPQRVLDGLPVATRLQWHLVRQRRVPELLEVIRASRDGGVPVVRRGLWRYRELPYLDAGLPYLPRRLYRVGPSRLHRAFIAINRKIKFRDSYR; from the coding sequence ATGCTCAGCGTCGTCGTGCCGGTCTACAACGTGGCGCCCTACCTCGCGGAGTGCCTGGCGTCGATCGCGGCGCAGACCTACCACGATCTCGACGTCGTGCTGGTCGACGACGGTTCCACGGACGACAGCGCCCGGATCGCGGCCGAGTTCGTTCGGCGCGACGCGCGGTTCCGGCTGGTCGGTCAGGCGAACGCGGGCCTCGGCGCGGCCCGCAACACCGGGGTCCGGGCGGCGCGCGGCGACCTGCTGCAGTTCGTGGACAGCGACGACGTGCTCCCGCCGGACGCGGCCGAGGTGCTGGCCGCCGCGGTCGCGCGCACCGGGTCCGACTTCGCCACCGGCAACACGCTGCGGCTGGACTCGCGTGGGCTGCGGCCGTCGCGGATGCACGCGCGGATCTTCACGCACACCCGGCTGCGCACGCACGTCACCCGCGACCCGGAGCTGCTCGGCGACCGTACCGCCTGGAACAAGGTCTTCCGCCGGGAGTTCTGGGACCGGCACCGGTTCGCGTTCCCCGAGGGGGTGCTCTACGAGGACACGCCGGTGATGGTGCCGGCGCACGTGCTGGCGCGGTCGGTGGACGTGGTGCACGTGCCGGTCTATCACTGGCGGCGGCGGGAGGGCGGCGACCGGTCGATCACCCAGCGCCGGGAGGAGACGCGGAACTTCGTGGACCGGTTCACCGGCGTCGACGGCGTCAGCCGCTTCCTCGGCGAGGGCGGCTGGACGGACCTGCGCCACTGGTACGACGCCTCCGTGGTCCGCTCCGACCTGGCCTTCTACCTGCGGGTGCTGCCCGAGGCCCCGGACGACTACGTCCAGCTGTTCCTGGACCGGTGCAACGAGTTCCTGGACCGGGTGCCGCAGCGGGTGCTGGACGGGCTGCCGGTCGCGACCCGGCTGCAGTGGCACCTGGTGCGACAGCGGCGCGTGCCGGAGCTGCTGGAGGTGATCCGGGCCAGCCGGGACGGCGGGGTGCCGGTGGTCCGGCGCGGGTTGTGGCGCTATCGGGAGCTGCCCTATCTGGACGCCGGGCTGCCCTATCTGCCGCGCCGGCTGTACCGGGTCGGGCCATCCCGTCTGCACCGCGCGTTCATCGCGATCAATCGCAAGATCAAGTTTCGAGATTCGTACCGATAA
- a CDS encoding CDP-alcohol phosphatidyltransferase family protein: MTLAVLLAGSPVGTDRRDRWRDQLRRAGATAVAEPDTPHDLARLLRDGTGPVLLVAADLVTHDAVLRHLITEPGARSVALTGPRRPGQDGLRLRTTRGLITGVTEADDGITFLGALRVAGPDRPHAASAAERAASGREPATPAAQHAMSVAGHAPPVAGHAAPVAARPMPDGGPAVPGTDPDAVLAGLLASGVRPVAYPLRLLVARRCRNGAAAAAAEAEIAGIDEERARLRLAVKERDDFFTTVFVSSWSPVVTRACARLGMTPSFVTGLSVVCAVAAALGFAQAGRPAMIAGAVLLHLGFVLDCVDGQLARFTRRFTPLGGWLDTMADRAKEYAVYAGLAAGAARLGHGEAWWLAVAAMALQTVRHATDSWYGTLHDVAAARPGPGGPGGALGRLSDRVIADGRSPVYWLKRIVVLPIGERWALIGLLAACADGRTALLALLAWGGAAMGYTVALRGLRSHAMRVSVLDTVDAVTLRDDGWCARRLPAVTGSLDWLVPAGLRLIEFAVVTGVAVFRGVPPWLTFVLLFALSMHHYDLIARSGAGYRRRWEPGWDGRSIAVVAGGAVAFPVIAVYTLCMLAARVVTARPRAAGPGAPERTAR; encoded by the coding sequence GTGACGCTCGCAGTGCTGCTGGCCGGTTCCCCGGTCGGAACCGACCGGCGCGACCGGTGGAGAGATCAACTACGCCGGGCCGGTGCCACCGCGGTCGCGGAGCCGGACACGCCGCACGACCTGGCCCGGCTGCTGCGCGACGGCACCGGCCCGGTGCTGCTGGTCGCGGCCGACCTGGTCACCCACGACGCGGTGCTCCGGCACCTGATCACCGAACCGGGGGCCCGCAGCGTGGCGCTGACCGGCCCGCGGCGTCCGGGGCAGGACGGGCTCCGGCTCCGGACCACGCGCGGCCTGATCACCGGCGTGACCGAGGCGGACGACGGCATCACCTTCCTCGGCGCGCTCCGAGTGGCCGGCCCCGACCGGCCCCACGCGGCCTCGGCCGCGGAGCGCGCGGCGTCGGGCCGGGAGCCTGCGACACCGGCCGCGCAACACGCGATGTCGGTCGCGGGGCACGCGCCCCCGGTCGCTGGGCACGCCGCCCCGGTCGCGGCGCGCCCGATGCCGGACGGCGGGCCTGCGGTGCCGGGAACGGATCCGGACGCGGTACTGGCCGGGCTGCTGGCGAGCGGGGTGCGGCCCGTCGCGTACCCGCTGCGGCTCCTGGTGGCTCGGCGCTGCCGGAACGGCGCCGCGGCGGCCGCGGCGGAGGCGGAGATCGCCGGGATCGACGAGGAACGGGCGCGGCTGCGTCTCGCGGTCAAGGAGCGCGACGACTTCTTCACCACGGTCTTCGTGAGCTCGTGGTCGCCGGTGGTCACCCGGGCGTGTGCCCGGCTCGGCATGACGCCGTCGTTCGTGACCGGGCTCTCCGTGGTCTGCGCGGTCGCGGCCGCGCTCGGCTTCGCGCAGGCCGGCCGGCCCGCCATGATCGCCGGTGCGGTGCTGCTCCACCTGGGCTTCGTGCTGGACTGCGTGGACGGCCAGCTGGCCCGGTTCACCCGGCGGTTCACGCCACTCGGCGGCTGGCTGGACACGATGGCGGACCGCGCCAAGGAGTACGCCGTCTACGCCGGGCTCGCGGCCGGCGCGGCGCGGCTCGGGCACGGCGAGGCCTGGTGGCTCGCGGTCGCGGCGATGGCGCTGCAGACCGTGCGGCACGCCACCGACTCCTGGTACGGCACGCTGCACGACGTCGCCGCGGCCCGTCCGGGCCCGGGCGGACCCGGCGGCGCGCTCGGGCGGCTCTCCGACCGGGTGATCGCGGACGGCCGTTCCCCGGTCTACTGGCTGAAACGCATCGTGGTGCTGCCGATCGGTGAGCGGTGGGCGCTGATCGGCCTGCTGGCCGCGTGCGCGGACGGCCGCACCGCGTTGCTGGCGCTGCTGGCCTGGGGCGGCGCCGCGATGGGCTACACGGTGGCGCTGCGCGGGCTGCGCTCACACGCGATGCGGGTGAGCGTGCTCGACACCGTGGACGCGGTGACGCTGCGCGACGACGGGTGGTGTGCGCGCCGGCTGCCGGCGGTCACCGGCTCGCTGGACTGGCTCGTCCCGGCCGGGCTGCGGCTGATCGAGTTCGCGGTCGTGACCGGTGTCGCCGTGTTCCGCGGTGTGCCGCCGTGGCTGACGTTCGTGCTGCTCTTCGCGCTGTCGATGCATCACTACGACCTGATCGCGCGGAGCGGTGCGGGGTACCGGCGACGCTGGGAGCCGGGCTGGGACGGCCGGTCGATCGCGGTCGTGGCCGGTGGCGCCGTGGCGTTCCCGGTGATCGCGGTCTACACGCTGTGCATGCTGGCGGCCCGGGTGGTGACCGCCCGTCCGCGCGCGGCCGGTCCGGGCGCGCCGGAGAGGACGGCCCGCTGA
- a CDS encoding PspC domain-containing protein — MASSPRRLSRPRDNRWIAGVCSGLGRRFGLGAGMVRLLFVLSCLLPGPQVLLYIVLWILLPNEERYSTAY; from the coding sequence ATGGCCTCGTCGCCTCGCCGCCTCTCCCGGCCGCGCGACAACCGTTGGATCGCCGGCGTCTGCTCCGGCCTGGGCCGTCGTTTCGGGCTCGGTGCCGGCATGGTCCGGCTTCTCTTCGTGTTGTCCTGCCTGCTGCCCGGTCCGCAGGTGCTGCTCTACATCGTCCTGTGGATCCTGCTGCCGAACGAGGAGCGGTACTCCACCGCCTACTGA
- a CDS encoding DUF4230 domain-containing protein: MGGNKGIDQPTTEMPAPGVAETPEPEPARSRRGLFWLVAILLVALLAGLVVVRTTTGLLDRLTNPFAEQQTDRSQPPLLESIKDLSRYVAAEGNFQVVVDTQRNRENVPDFLLNERTLFVAAGSVESYVDFSTISEDAIVVSEDGRSATITLPAPQLGEANLDQEKSYVFSEEKGLLNRIGDMFGQDPNKQQAIYVLSEERIEAAARESELPQRAQENTTKMLQGLLKSLGYEQVTVTYTAP; encoded by the coding sequence ATGGGCGGCAACAAGGGAATTGACCAGCCGACCACGGAGATGCCGGCGCCGGGTGTCGCCGAGACCCCCGAGCCGGAGCCCGCGCGCAGCCGGCGCGGCCTGTTCTGGCTGGTGGCGATCCTGCTCGTGGCGCTGCTGGCCGGCCTGGTCGTGGTGCGCACCACGACCGGCCTGCTGGACCGCCTGACCAACCCGTTCGCGGAGCAGCAGACCGATCGCAGCCAGCCCCCGCTGCTGGAGTCGATCAAGGACCTGAGTCGGTACGTCGCGGCCGAGGGCAACTTCCAGGTGGTGGTGGACACCCAGCGCAACCGGGAGAACGTGCCCGACTTCCTGCTCAACGAGCGCACGCTGTTCGTCGCGGCCGGCTCGGTGGAGTCCTACGTCGACTTCAGCACGATCTCCGAGGACGCGATCGTGGTCTCGGAGGACGGTAGGAGCGCCACCATCACGCTGCCCGCGCCGCAGCTCGGCGAGGCCAACCTGGACCAGGAGAAGAGCTACGTCTTCTCCGAGGAGAAGGGGCTGCTCAACCGGATCGGTGACATGTTCGGCCAGGATCCGAACAAGCAGCAGGCGATCTACGTGCTGTCCGAGGAGCGCATCGAGGCGGCCGCGCGGGAGAGCGAGCTGCCGCAGCGCGCCCAGGAGAACACCACGAAGATGCTGCAGGGCCTGCTCAAGTCGCTGGGCTACGAGCAGGTGACGGTCACCTACACCGCGCCCTGA